Proteins encoded within one genomic window of Minwuia thermotolerans:
- a CDS encoding thiolase family protein has product MTEVYVVGIGMTPFGRFLEKSVKQLTREAVDEALADGGLGVGDVEAAWFSNTTQGVLEGQYLVPGEIALREMGFQGIPMANVENACASASTAFNAAYTAIRAGTCGIALAVGADKMYHEDKARSFEIFDGAIDVHDRAATFERLNALGAGVETPADAVLPNSQRSPFMDVYASWAKFHMKTFGTTQAQLAHVAAKNHFHSTLNPKSQYRNDISVEEVMAARIVSWPLTLPMCSPISDGAAAAILVSGDLLDRFEKARAVRVAASVMGTGVDREPDDYRRHITHLAAKRAYDMAGFGPDAIDVAEVHDATAMGELQQVENLGLCEFGDGGRAAEAGETRLGGRVPVNPSGGLESKGHPIGATGLGQIYELVGQLRGEAGGRQVEGARHAIAENGGGVYRFEEATCAITVLAGPGN; this is encoded by the coding sequence ATGACCGAGGTCTATGTCGTCGGGATCGGAATGACGCCGTTCGGGCGTTTTCTCGAGAAATCGGTGAAACAACTCACGCGGGAGGCAGTGGACGAGGCGCTCGCCGACGGCGGTCTGGGTGTGGGCGACGTGGAGGCGGCCTGGTTCTCCAACACCACCCAGGGCGTGCTCGAAGGCCAGTATCTCGTCCCCGGCGAGATCGCGCTGCGCGAGATGGGCTTCCAGGGCATTCCGATGGCGAATGTGGAGAACGCCTGCGCCAGCGCGTCGACGGCCTTCAACGCCGCCTATACGGCGATCAGGGCCGGCACATGCGGCATCGCCCTCGCGGTCGGGGCGGACAAGATGTACCACGAGGACAAGGCGCGCAGCTTCGAGATCTTCGACGGCGCCATCGACGTGCACGACCGCGCGGCGACCTTCGAGCGGCTGAACGCGCTGGGGGCAGGGGTCGAGACGCCGGCCGACGCCGTGCTGCCGAACTCCCAGCGCAGCCCCTTCATGGACGTCTACGCCAGCTGGGCGAAGTTTCACATGAAGACCTTCGGGACGACCCAGGCGCAGCTCGCCCATGTCGCCGCCAAGAACCATTTCCACTCGACGCTGAACCCGAAGTCCCAGTATCGCAACGACATCTCGGTGGAAGAGGTGATGGCGGCGCGGATCGTGTCCTGGCCGCTGACCCTGCCCATGTGCTCGCCGATCTCCGATGGCGCGGCGGCGGCGATCCTGGTTTCCGGCGACCTGCTCGACCGCTTCGAGAAGGCCCGCGCGGTGCGCGTCGCCGCCTCGGTCATGGGCACCGGCGTCGACCGGGAGCCCGACGACTACCGCCGGCACATCACCCATCTCGCCGCGAAGAGGGCCTATGACATGGCGGGCTTCGGCCCGGACGCCATCGACGTCGCCGAGGTGCACGACGCGACGGCGATGGGCGAACTGCAGCAGGTGGAAAACCTCGGGCTCTGCGAATTCGGCGACGGCGGCCGCGCGGCGGAAGCCGGAGAGACCCGCCTGGGCGGGCGGGTGCCGGTCAACCCCTCGGGCGGCCTCGAATCCAAGGGCCATCCCATCGGCGCCACGGGCCTGGGGCAGATCTACGAACTGGTCGGCCAGCTCCGCGGCGAGGCCGGGGGCCGCCAGGTCGAGGGCGCGCGCCACGCCATCGCCGAGAACGGCGGCGGCGTCTACCGCTTCGAGGAAGCCACCTGCGCCATCACCGTGCTGGCCGGCCCGGGGAACTAG
- a CDS encoding cytochrome P450 → MTITAPEPVDFADPEIIAAPQPVLDRLREEQPLHWNPSLKGWFATRFEDVRQILSSPHFSVEKFGPVIERADGEARARLETLAKVLSDWIVFMDPPGHTRLRRAMRTGFMPRDMDALEPKVHERVDQLLTPLEGSRGAELKAAFANPLPAMVIGDLFGVPEADIPELRRWADALGKFVLGGRQTPDRHRLAQQAVLDFVAYLERLVAERRADPRPDLTTHLIRYEEDGDRLSNEEIVHSILLCVWAGYETTANLIANGTMALARNPAQAERLAADPSLIPDAIEEFLRFEGPVQALVRVAKQDETVGGAAIKAGDRVFVSLFAANHDPARFAHPGEFDPARQRNRHLSFGHGIHLCLGAPLARLEGRAAFEGLLRRFGDFRIVEEPTWRDELITRTAEAVHIGWTPRT, encoded by the coding sequence ATGACGATCACAGCGCCAGAACCGGTGGACTTCGCCGATCCGGAAATCATCGCCGCGCCGCAGCCGGTGCTCGACCGCCTGCGCGAGGAACAGCCTCTGCACTGGAATCCCTCGCTCAAGGGCTGGTTCGCCACCCGCTTCGAGGATGTCCGGCAGATCCTGTCGAGCCCGCACTTCTCGGTCGAGAAGTTCGGTCCCGTCATCGAACGCGCCGACGGCGAGGCCCGGGCGCGGCTGGAAACGCTGGCGAAGGTGCTGAGCGACTGGATCGTCTTCATGGACCCGCCGGGCCACACCCGGCTGCGCCGGGCGATGCGCACCGGCTTCATGCCCCGCGACATGGACGCCCTGGAGCCGAAGGTGCACGAGCGGGTCGACCAGTTGCTGACGCCGCTGGAAGGCTCCAGGGGCGCGGAACTGAAGGCGGCCTTCGCCAACCCGCTGCCGGCCATGGTGATCGGCGACCTGTTCGGCGTGCCGGAAGCGGACATCCCCGAACTGCGCCGCTGGGCCGATGCGCTGGGCAAGTTCGTGCTCGGCGGCCGGCAGACACCGGACCGCCACCGCCTCGCCCAGCAGGCGGTGCTCGACTTCGTCGCCTATCTCGAGCGTCTGGTTGCCGAGCGCCGCGCCGATCCCCGCCCCGACCTCACGACCCACCTGATCCGCTACGAAGAGGACGGCGACCGACTGAGCAACGAGGAGATCGTCCATTCCATCCTGCTCTGCGTCTGGGCGGGCTACGAGACGACGGCGAATCTGATCGCCAACGGCACCATGGCGCTGGCCCGTAATCCGGCGCAGGCCGAGCGGCTCGCCGCCGACCCTTCGCTGATCCCCGACGCGATCGAGGAATTCCTGCGCTTCGAAGGGCCGGTGCAGGCGCTGGTGCGTGTGGCCAAGCAGGACGAGACGGTGGGCGGCGCGGCCATCAAGGCCGGCGACCGCGTCTTTGTCTCCCTGTTCGCCGCGAACCACGACCCCGCCCGTTTCGCACACCCGGGCGAGTTCGACCCGGCGCGGCAGCGCAACCGCCACCTCAGCTTCGGTCACGGCATCCATCTCTGCCTCGGCGCACCGCTCGCCCGTCTGGAGGGCCGGGCGGCATTCGAAGGCCTGCTGCGGCGCTTCGGCGATTTCCGCATCGTCGAGGAGCCGACCTGGCGGGACGAACTGATCACCCGCACCGCCGAAGCCGTGCACATCGGCTGGACGCCCAGGACATGA
- a CDS encoding thiolase family protein has product MKKAFITGVANTRCGKLPEESALSLHATVAREAAADAGIDLKDVDGLLCAYSFTEPHPMLAHVVAEYLGIQPAFAACVSAGGATGALHVMTAKALVESGMCRNVLCLTGDNRLTGMAPGAAVAALADFGHSEFEVPYGITIPAAYGLVAQRYMHDTGLTLEHMAHIAVTTRNHARRHPDAQMRKPLSVEDVMASRPIAEPLRLFDCALISDGAAGIMVSAGSTGGKPAIRILGAGQKGTHEHLMAAPRDLQSFGCKHSAADAFREAGMTVKNIDVAEIYDSFTITLAIELESIGFFEKGTVGPAAAEGALDLGGALPCNTHGGLLSFGHSGAAGGAFHVVEGVRQLRGEAGERQVKDAATCYVHGDGGTLSAHVSLILERAA; this is encoded by the coding sequence ATGAAGAAGGCATTCATCACCGGCGTCGCCAACACCCGCTGCGGGAAGCTGCCCGAGGAAAGCGCCCTGTCGCTGCACGCCACCGTCGCGCGCGAGGCGGCGGCCGACGCCGGCATCGACCTGAAGGACGTGGACGGTCTGCTCTGCGCCTATTCCTTCACCGAGCCGCATCCGATGCTGGCCCACGTGGTCGCAGAGTATCTGGGCATTCAGCCGGCCTTTGCCGCCTGCGTATCGGCCGGCGGCGCCACGGGCGCACTGCACGTGATGACCGCGAAGGCTCTGGTCGAATCCGGCATGTGCCGCAACGTGCTGTGTCTCACAGGCGACAACCGGCTGACCGGCATGGCGCCCGGCGCGGCAGTGGCCGCGCTCGCCGACTTCGGCCACAGCGAGTTCGAGGTGCCCTATGGCATCACCATTCCGGCCGCCTACGGCCTGGTGGCGCAGCGCTACATGCACGACACCGGCCTGACGCTGGAGCACATGGCCCACATCGCGGTCACCACCCGCAATCACGCCCGCCGCCACCCGGACGCCCAGATGCGGAAGCCGCTTTCGGTCGAGGACGTCATGGCCAGCCGCCCCATCGCCGAGCCGCTCCGTCTGTTCGATTGCGCGCTGATTTCCGACGGCGCGGCCGGCATTATGGTTTCCGCCGGGTCCACAGGCGGCAAGCCGGCCATCCGCATCCTGGGTGCCGGCCAGAAGGGCACCCACGAGCACCTGATGGCCGCACCCCGCGACCTGCAGAGCTTCGGCTGCAAGCACTCGGCCGCCGACGCCTTCCGGGAGGCCGGCATGACGGTGAAGAACATCGACGTGGCCGAGATCTACGACAGCTTCACCATCACGCTCGCGATCGAGCTCGAATCCATCGGCTTCTTCGAGAAGGGTACGGTGGGCCCGGCCGCCGCCGAGGGCGCGCTGGACCTGGGCGGCGCCCTGCCCTGCAACACCCATGGCGGACTGCTGAGCTTCGGCCATTCCGGCGCGGCGGGCGGCGCCTTCCACGTCGTCGAGGGCGTGCGCCAGCTACGCGGCGAAGCGGGCGAGCGGCAGGTGAAGGACGCCGCCACCTGCTACGTCCACGGCGACGGCGGCACGCTGTCGGCCCATGTCTCCCTGATACTGGAGCGCGCGGCATGA
- a CDS encoding Zn-ribbon domain-containing OB-fold protein, producing MSDARATTKPVPVPTVDSEGFWTACAGERLTVQRCGACGAAQFYPRNRCTACGSADLSLIDAAGTGTVFTFTVNHRAPTAAFAAEAPYVIALVDLDEGPRMMMNVIGCAPAEVSIGMKVRIVFEARGGMKLPQATPA from the coding sequence ATGAGCGACGCCAGGGCCACGACCAAGCCCGTCCCGGTCCCCACCGTCGATTCGGAAGGCTTCTGGACCGCCTGCGCCGGGGAGCGGCTGACCGTCCAGCGCTGCGGCGCCTGCGGCGCGGCGCAGTTCTATCCGCGCAACCGCTGCACCGCCTGCGGCTCGGCAGACCTGAGCCTCATCGACGCGGCCGGGACCGGTACGGTGTTCACCTTCACTGTCAATCACCGCGCCCCGACCGCGGCTTTTGCCGCGGAAGCGCCCTATGTCATCGCGCTCGTCGACCTGGACGAGGGGCCGCGCATGATGATGAACGTTATCGGCTGTGCGCCGGCGGAGGTCTCGATCGGCATGAAGGTCCGGATCGTCTTCGAGGCGCGTGGCGGGATGAAGCTGCCCCAGGCGACACCTGCCTGA
- a CDS encoding YggT family protein has protein sequence MLAIATLIDYAITFYIICLIANAILSWLVAFNVLNPQNPIARQIGYFLFRITEPALAPIRRLLPDLGGIDISPIVLIVLLSVLRTLIICDIMGLCSGYT, from the coding sequence ATGCTGGCGATTGCGACCCTGATCGATTACGCGATCACGTTCTACATCATCTGCCTGATCGCGAACGCGATCCTGAGCTGGCTGGTGGCCTTCAACGTGCTGAACCCGCAGAACCCGATCGCGCGGCAGATCGGCTATTTCCTGTTCCGCATCACGGAGCCGGCCCTGGCGCCGATCCGGCGGCTGCTGCCCGACCTGGGCGGCATCGACATCTCGCCGATCGTCCTGATCGTGCTGCTCAGCGTGCTCCGCACCCTGATCATCTGCGACATCATGGGTCTGTGCTCCGGCTACACCTGA
- a CDS encoding DUF167 domain-containing protein yields the protein MLRLHLTGPMRLDLKVTPGARHEGFDGWFTDADGRRRLKVKVTAAPEKGKANWAVIKLLAKRLGVAPSDIEVVHGETGRDKTLQIAGPDEELRRRIETIGGGTG from the coding sequence GTGCTCCGGCTACACCTGACCGGCCCCATGCGCCTCGACCTGAAGGTCACGCCCGGCGCGCGGCATGAGGGCTTCGACGGCTGGTTCACGGACGCGGACGGACGCCGGCGGCTTAAGGTCAAGGTCACGGCCGCGCCGGAAAAGGGCAAGGCCAACTGGGCGGTCATCAAACTGCTGGCGAAGCGCCTCGGCGTCGCGCCGAGCGACATCGAGGTCGTCCACGGGGAAACCGGCCGCGACAAGACGCTTCAGATTGCCGGCCCGGACGAGGAGTTGCGCCGGCGCATCGAGACCATCGGAGGGGGCACGGGATGA
- the folD gene encoding bifunctional methylenetetrahydrofolate dehydrogenase/methenyltetrahydrofolate cyclohydrolase FolD → MSGDNIIDGKAFAAEVRARVKAQVDRLVAEHGLKPGLAVVLVGEDPASQVYVRNKAKQTVECGMRSDEIRLEATATQEEVLAVVDRLNADPGIHGILVQLPLPDQIDESAVLDRIDPDKDVDGFHVVNTGRLQIGLPALTPCTPRGCMMLLHDRLGDLSGKHAVVVGRSNIVGKPMAMLLLHANCTVTIAHSRTKDLPGLCRQADIVIAAVGRPKFVQGDWIKEGAAVIDVGINRIPKEDGKTRLVGDVDFEAAVGHAGLITPVPGGVGPMTIACLLANTVTAACMAAGIPEPQVTA, encoded by the coding sequence ATGAGCGGAGACAACATCATCGACGGCAAGGCGTTCGCCGCAGAGGTCCGCGCCCGCGTCAAGGCGCAGGTCGACCGGCTCGTCGCCGAACACGGTCTGAAGCCCGGCCTGGCCGTGGTGCTGGTGGGCGAGGATCCGGCAAGCCAGGTCTATGTCCGCAACAAGGCGAAGCAGACGGTGGAATGCGGCATGCGCTCCGACGAGATCCGCCTGGAAGCCACGGCAACCCAGGAGGAGGTGCTGGCCGTGGTCGACCGGCTGAACGCCGACCCCGGCATCCACGGCATCCTGGTGCAGCTGCCCCTGCCCGATCAGATCGACGAGTCCGCGGTGCTCGACCGCATCGACCCGGACAAGGACGTCGACGGCTTCCACGTCGTCAACACCGGCCGGCTGCAGATCGGCCTGCCGGCGCTGACGCCCTGCACGCCGCGCGGCTGCATGATGCTGCTGCACGACCGGCTGGGCGACCTGTCGGGCAAGCATGCCGTGGTGGTGGGCCGCTCCAACATCGTCGGAAAGCCCATGGCGATGCTGCTGCTGCACGCCAACTGCACCGTCACCATCGCCCACAGCCGCACGAAGGACCTGCCCGGCCTCTGCCGCCAGGCGGACATCGTCATCGCCGCAGTGGGCCGGCCGAAATTCGTCCAGGGCGACTGGATCAAGGAAGGCGCGGCGGTGATCGACGTCGGCATCAACCGCATTCCGAAGGAAGACGGCAAGACCCGGCTGGTGGGTGACGTGGACTTCGAGGCCGCCGTTGGCCATGCCGGTCTCATCACGCCGGTGCCCGGCGGCGTCGGCCCCATGACCATCGCCTGCCTGCTGGCCAATACGGTCACCGCCGCCTGCATGGCCGCCGGCATTCCCGAGCCGCAGGTGACGGCCTGA
- a CDS encoding alkyl/aryl-sulfatase: MTDPKTPKQASEATLAANRGLAGKLNFADRDDFENAARGHVASLDGGVIATERGTKVWDLNVYDFLDGDAGIDTINPSLLRMARLNMHNGLFTVTDRVWQVRGLDLANMTIIEGDQGLILIDCMTTAEVARAGLELFFEHRPRRPVKALIYTHSHVDHYGGARGVLTPEEAASGAAQVFAPDGFLEAVGGENVLAGNAMTRRAQFQFGGLLNPGPRGQVDAGLGKVTARGTISLIAPTDIIVQPVERHMVDGLAIDFHLAPGTEAPAEMHMFFPDLGVLNMAENATPLLHNFCPLRGSEVRDPRIWSHFLADAVERFGAKTEVLICQHHWPTWGRENVTGFLQRQRDLYKHIHDQTVRLMNHGWRPAEIAEALDLPPSLADDWRMRGYYGTVSHNSKAVFQRYLSWYDGNPANLNPLPPVPAARKYVDYMGGAADVLAKARADFDAGEYRWVAQVLYHVLFADPENGDARHLAADAFEQLGYQAESATWRNAYLYAAQELRHGVVKLPPRPILSPDLLGAVATETLFDFIAVRLDPAKCAGMSWRINWHLTDREERVCQTLANETLTQIMGKVADDALATVTTRRDVLVALIVGKATVAEALEGGALTVTGDGSVVTGLFDMLDGFDMQFDILTPGPEHL, encoded by the coding sequence ATGACCGATCCGAAGACGCCGAAACAAGCCAGCGAAGCCACGCTGGCGGCGAACCGCGGGCTGGCCGGGAAGCTCAATTTCGCCGACCGCGACGACTTCGAGAACGCCGCCCGCGGCCACGTGGCGAGTCTCGACGGCGGGGTCATCGCCACCGAGCGCGGCACGAAGGTCTGGGATCTCAACGTCTACGATTTCCTGGACGGCGACGCCGGGATCGACACGATCAACCCCAGCCTGCTTCGCATGGCGCGGCTCAACATGCACAACGGCCTGTTCACGGTCACTGACCGGGTCTGGCAGGTCCGCGGCCTCGACCTCGCCAACATGACGATCATCGAGGGCGATCAGGGGCTGATCCTGATCGACTGCATGACCACCGCCGAGGTCGCCCGCGCCGGACTGGAGCTCTTTTTCGAGCACCGTCCGCGGCGCCCCGTGAAGGCCCTGATCTACACTCACAGCCATGTCGACCATTATGGCGGCGCCCGCGGCGTGCTGACGCCCGAGGAGGCCGCCTCCGGTGCGGCGCAGGTCTTCGCCCCCGACGGCTTCCTGGAGGCCGTGGGCGGCGAGAACGTGCTGGCCGGCAACGCCATGACCCGGCGCGCGCAGTTCCAGTTCGGCGGGCTGCTGAATCCCGGGCCGCGCGGCCAGGTCGACGCCGGCCTGGGCAAGGTGACGGCGCGCGGCACGATCAGCCTGATCGCGCCGACCGACATCATCGTCCAGCCCGTGGAGCGGCACATGGTCGACGGCCTCGCCATCGACTTCCACCTCGCGCCCGGCACGGAGGCGCCAGCGGAGATGCACATGTTCTTCCCCGACCTGGGAGTGCTGAACATGGCCGAGAACGCCACGCCGCTGCTGCACAATTTCTGCCCGCTCCGGGGTTCGGAGGTGCGCGATCCGCGCATCTGGTCGCACTTCCTGGCGGACGCTGTCGAACGCTTTGGCGCGAAGACGGAGGTGCTGATCTGCCAGCACCATTGGCCGACCTGGGGACGCGAGAACGTCACCGGTTTCCTGCAGCGCCAGCGCGACCTCTACAAGCACATCCACGACCAGACGGTCCGGCTGATGAACCATGGCTGGCGGCCGGCGGAAATCGCCGAAGCGCTGGACCTGCCGCCGTCACTGGCCGACGACTGGCGCATGCGAGGCTACTACGGCACCGTCAGCCACAATTCCAAGGCCGTCTTCCAGCGCTATCTGAGCTGGTACGACGGCAATCCGGCGAACCTGAACCCGCTGCCGCCCGTCCCCGCGGCGCGGAAATATGTCGACTACATGGGCGGGGCGGCCGACGTGCTGGCGAAGGCGCGCGCGGATTTCGACGCCGGCGAGTACCGCTGGGTGGCCCAGGTGCTCTATCATGTGCTGTTCGCCGACCCCGAGAACGGGGATGCGCGGCACCTGGCCGCCGACGCCTTCGAGCAACTCGGCTACCAGGCCGAGAGCGCGACGTGGCGCAACGCCTATCTCTACGCCGCACAGGAGCTGCGCCACGGCGTGGTCAAGCTGCCGCCGCGGCCGATCCTGAGCCCCGACCTGCTGGGCGCGGTGGCGACCGAGACGCTGTTCGACTTCATCGCCGTGAGGCTCGACCCGGCGAAATGCGCCGGCATGAGCTGGCGCATCAACTGGCATCTCACCGACCGCGAAGAGCGCGTCTGCCAGACGCTGGCCAACGAGACCCTGACCCAGATCATGGGCAAGGTCGCAGACGACGCGCTGGCCACGGTGACGACGCGGCGCGATGTGCTGGTCGCGCTGATCGTCGGCAAGGCGACCGTTGCCGAGGCTCTCGAAGGCGGCGCGCTCACCGTCACCGGCGATGGCTCGGTCGTGACGGGCCTGTTCGACATGCTTGACGGCTTCGACATGCAGTTCGACATCCTGACTCCCGGCCCGGAGCATCTCTGA
- a CDS encoding phytoene/squalene synthase family protein, translating to MRRQDPDRLYIALFAPPALRERLIGLHAFNLEVAATRERVSEPMLGQIRLQWWRDALDEMRRGDEPRRHPVVRSLAAWMPAAGEAAFDLALELVNARERDLEDAPFATVKDLGAYAEATSSNLVRLGLLAAGVTETAAHDAAQAAGRAYALAGLLRAVPFHGAQGRIMLPGDLLGRHGIADARQSIGRRDPGKLKSVLTELAEMAERDLMSARAVRSLPKAARAPLLIRPLARLYLKRLRRARFDLSEPRIDPGNAAKIAALWRARFLA from the coding sequence CTGCGCCGCCAGGACCCGGACCGGCTCTACATCGCCCTGTTCGCGCCGCCGGCCCTGCGCGAGCGGCTGATCGGCCTCCATGCCTTCAACCTGGAAGTCGCGGCGACGCGGGAGCGCGTGTCCGAGCCCATGCTGGGCCAGATCCGGCTGCAATGGTGGCGCGACGCGCTGGACGAGATGCGCCGGGGCGACGAGCCGCGCCGCCATCCGGTGGTTCGATCGCTGGCAGCCTGGATGCCGGCGGCCGGCGAGGCGGCCTTCGATCTCGCCCTGGAACTCGTCAACGCGCGCGAACGCGATCTGGAGGACGCGCCTTTCGCCACGGTGAAGGACCTCGGCGCCTATGCCGAGGCGACCTCGTCGAACCTGGTGCGGCTGGGCCTGCTCGCCGCCGGCGTGACGGAGACAGCCGCGCACGATGCGGCGCAGGCCGCGGGCCGCGCCTATGCCCTGGCAGGGCTGCTCCGCGCGGTTCCGTTTCATGGCGCCCAAGGGCGGATAATGCTGCCGGGCGACCTCCTTGGCCGTCATGGCATTGCCGACGCCCGGCAGTCCATCGGGCGGCGCGATCCCGGGAAGCTGAAATCGGTGCTGACGGAACTGGCCGAGATGGCGGAGCGCGACCTGATGTCGGCACGGGCCGTTCGCAGCCTCCCGAAAGCGGCGCGGGCGCCGCTGCTGATCCGCCCCCTTGCCCGGCTCTACCTGAAGCGCCTCCGGCGCGCCCGTTTCGACCTGTCCGAGCCGCGCATCGACCCCGGCAATGCGGCGAAGATCGCCGCCCTCTGGCGCGCCCGCTTCCTGGCCTGA
- a CDS encoding zinc-binding metallopeptidase family protein — protein MHLFTCPACGGRLFFRNLTCACGASVVFDPEAGGFATDGAECANRAEIACNWLARDGGLCRSCAMTEVVPETFHGENRGHWQDAELAKRWVLANLARWGWLTGADPGPRPVFHMLAEAMSGGAQAVSMGHKSGIVTINVTEADDVMRVRRREDFDEPLRTMIGHFRHELGHFFFERLAVDNGFPEGFRALFADERIDYGAALNEYYRQGPYPGWEGRHITAYAASHPHEDWAESFAHLLHLTDIVDSFAAAGLTGEGLPTATYDAYAEQDAATLLAYGARLGVALNHVNRAMGISDIYPFVHTPAIAEKLRFVHRWMARGLSGTASADR, from the coding sequence TTGCATCTCTTCACTTGCCCGGCCTGTGGTGGCCGACTGTTCTTCCGCAACCTGACCTGCGCCTGCGGCGCATCTGTCGTCTTCGACCCCGAAGCCGGGGGGTTCGCCACAGACGGCGCTGAATGCGCCAACCGGGCGGAGATCGCCTGCAACTGGCTCGCCCGCGATGGCGGCCTCTGCCGCAGCTGCGCCATGACGGAGGTGGTGCCGGAAACATTCCACGGCGAGAATCGCGGGCACTGGCAGGATGCCGAACTGGCCAAACGCTGGGTGCTGGCCAATCTCGCCCGCTGGGGCTGGCTGACCGGCGCCGATCCGGGGCCCCGGCCCGTATTCCACATGCTGGCCGAAGCCATGAGCGGCGGCGCGCAAGCGGTTTCCATGGGTCACAAATCCGGAATCGTGACCATCAACGTCACCGAGGCCGACGACGTCATGCGCGTGCGGCGGCGGGAGGACTTCGACGAGCCGCTGCGCACCATGATCGGTCACTTCCGCCACGAACTCGGCCATTTCTTCTTCGAGCGCCTGGCCGTCGACAACGGATTCCCGGAGGGATTCCGCGCGCTGTTCGCCGACGAGCGGATCGACTACGGCGCCGCCCTGAACGAGTACTACCGTCAGGGCCCCTATCCCGGGTGGGAGGGCCGCCACATCACGGCCTACGCCGCCAGCCACCCGCACGAAGACTGGGCGGAGAGCTTCGCGCACCTGCTGCACCTGACAGACATCGTGGACAGTTTCGCGGCCGCCGGGCTGACCGGCGAAGGCCTGCCGACGGCGACTTACGACGCCTATGCGGAACAGGATGCGGCGACGCTGCTGGCGTACGGCGCCCGGCTGGGCGTGGCGCTGAACCACGTCAACCGCGCCATGGGGATTTCGGACATCTATCCCTTCGTCCACACGCCGGCGATCGCGGAGAAGCTCCGCTTCGTGCATCGTTGGATGGCGCGCGGCCTCAGCGGCACCGCGTCAGCCGACCGGTAA
- a CDS encoding integration host factor subunit alpha, which yields MSGSTVTRAQLAEAVYQQVGLSRNESAELVESILQEVSDSLSEGDTVKISSFGSFQVRQKGGRVGRNPKTGEEVPIDPRRVLVFRASHVLKDAINEGLLGRPARG from the coding sequence ATGAGTGGCTCGACGGTCACGCGAGCTCAGCTCGCGGAAGCAGTCTACCAGCAGGTCGGCCTGTCGCGGAACGAATCCGCGGAACTGGTCGAGTCCATCCTGCAGGAGGTCTCCGACTCCCTCTCGGAGGGCGATACCGTCAAGATATCCTCTTTCGGCAGCTTCCAGGTGCGCCAGAAGGGCGGGCGCGTGGGGCGCAATCCGAAGACGGGCGAGGAGGTGCCGATCGATCCGCGGCGCGTCCTGGTGTTCCGCGCCAGCCACGTGCTCAAGGACGCGATCAACGAAGGGCTGCTCGGCCGGCCCGCCCGCGGCTGA
- a CDS encoding beta-ketoacyl-ACP synthase III: MIRTVVTGCAGHLPERVVTNAELAERVDTSDEWIVARTGIRTRHIAADGETTGDLAVAAGLKAMTAAGVGPEDIDLIIVATATPDNTFPATAAQVQARLGVRQGAAFDIQAVCSGFIYGLATADNFLKAGQFRRCLLIGSETFSRILDWEDRTTCVLFGDGAGAVVLEAQESEGGNDSPGVLTTHIHSDGRHHDLLYVDGGPSSTQTVGHLRMSGREVFKHAVTNLSAVIQEALDATGLQAGDIDWIIPHQANKRILDGTARKFGLDPAKVVVTVDQHGNTSAASVPLALAAAIADGRVKPGDLLLLEAMGGGFTWGSALVRW, encoded by the coding sequence ATGATTCGAACTGTCGTCACCGGCTGCGCCGGCCATCTGCCGGAGCGCGTCGTGACCAACGCGGAACTGGCCGAACGGGTCGACACCTCCGACGAGTGGATCGTCGCCCGGACGGGCATCCGGACCCGTCATATCGCCGCCGACGGGGAAACCACCGGCGACCTGGCCGTGGCCGCCGGGCTCAAGGCGATGACCGCCGCCGGCGTGGGGCCCGAGGATATCGACCTGATCATCGTCGCCACGGCGACGCCCGACAACACCTTCCCTGCGACGGCGGCACAGGTACAGGCGCGGCTCGGCGTCCGCCAGGGCGCGGCCTTCGACATCCAGGCCGTCTGCTCGGGTTTCATCTACGGCCTCGCCACCGCCGACAATTTCCTCAAGGCGGGCCAGTTCCGGCGCTGTCTGCTGATCGGCTCCGAGACCTTCTCGCGCATTCTCGACTGGGAGGACCGCACGACCTGCGTGCTGTTCGGCGACGGCGCCGGCGCGGTGGTGCTGGAGGCGCAGGAGAGCGAGGGGGGGAACGACAGCCCCGGCGTTCTGACCACGCACATCCATTCCGACGGCCGTCATCACGACCTGCTCTATGTCGACGGGGGCCCGTCCTCGACCCAGACCGTGGGCCATCTGCGCATGTCCGGGCGGGAGGTCTTCAAGCATGCCGTCACCAACCTCTCGGCCGTGATCCAGGAGGCGCTGGACGCCACCGGGCTGCAGGCGGGCGACATCGACTGGATCATCCCGCATCAGGCCAACAAGCGCATTCTCGACGGCACCGCCCGCAAGTTCGGGCTCGATCCCGCCAAGGTGGTGGTGACCGTCGACCAGCACGGCAATACCTCAGCCGCCTCCGTGCCCCTGGCGCTGGCGGCGGCCATTGCCGACGGCCGGGTCAAACCCGGCGACCTGCTGTTGCTGGAGGCGATGGGCGGCGGCTTCACCTGGGGCTCGGCGCTGGTACGCTGGTAG